The Thermococcus sp. nucleotide sequence CGCGGTCTTTTCCAGCGACTCGCTTAAAGACTCTCTCAAGCGCGTGCTTGGAAGATAATTCGCGCTCCTCAACGAGCATCAGCGCGTCCGCCACCACTTCCTGAAAGCTTGCCCTGTAAAACAGCTCCATGGGCGGGACTTGAAAAAGGAGGTTTAAAAAGGTGATGCACCCGAAACCCATCTGCAAAAACGATAAATATCAGCGTGAGAATGGACATATAGTGGTGTGTCAATGGGAATTGAGGTCGGAAAAGGGGGAATAAGGATTTCAAGGGAGCTCAGCGACTTGGACAGATTCGTTCTTGATGTTGTGCACTTCATAGAGAGGCATGCAAACTACGTGATAGTCAGAGGTTACGTAACCATACTCTTCGGCCGCTCGAGGGGTACGGAGGATGTAGACTTTGTAGTGGAGCGGGTATCTAAAGAGAGATTCGTGGCCATGTGCAGGGAGGCCCTGAACGCAGGTTTTGAGTTTTTAAATCCTGAAGACTGCGGAGGCCTCTACGAAATGCTTGAAGAGAAGATGGGGATCAGGATGGTCAGAAAGGGCGAGATAATACCTAACGCGGAAATCAAGTTTCCAAAGGATAGTTTTCATGAAGAGGCTTTAAAGAAGAGAATCCCCCTCAGGCTGAATGACGAAACCCTCTATATTTCCCCTATAGAACTTCAAATCGCCTACAAACTTTACCTTGGGAGCGATAAGGACATAGAAGACGCCGTTTTCCTATACGAGATGTTTAAGGACTACCTGAACTGGAGGGCTCTGGATGAGTACGCAAAGAGGCTCGGAGTTGAAGTCCCGTTCTAAACGTGATATGGAGGAAAGACTAGCCTTTATACGGCTCTACGTGAGAAAGCTGAAGGAGAACCCGGATGAGGTGTTCAGACAACAGGTCAAGCTCGTTAACTCCTTCCTGCAAGCCGCTAAAGACTTCCCGCTCACGAAGGAGGAGTACCTTAGGCTGAAGGGCGAGCTTAAGAAACGGCCAAAATCCTCCCGCTCTTCGCCAACGTCTTGAAGTGAGTCCGAGTGTCCTAGTGAGGTTTATTAGGATGCAGTCTTAAACTTCTCTTGGTGTTCCTCATGATCCTCGACACAGACTACATAACCGAGGATGGAAAGCCCGTTATAAGGATTTTCAAGAAAGAAAACGGTGAGTTCAAGATTGAATACGATAGAAACTTCGAGCCCTACTTCTACGCCCTCTTGAAGGACGACTCTGCAATTGAGGATGTCAAGAAGATAACAGCCAGCAGGCGCGGGACGGTTGTCAAGGTAAAGCGCGCCGAGAAGGTTGAGAAGAAGTTCCTCGGCAGGCCGATAGAGGTCTGGAAGCTCTACTTCACCCATCCCCAAGATGTCCCGGCAATCAGGGACAAGATAAGGGAACATCCTGCTGTCATAGACATCTACGAGTACGACATCCCCTTCGCGAAGCGCTACCTCATTGATAAGGGCCTCATCCCAATGGAGGGCGATGAGGAACTCAAAATGCTCGCCTTCGACATCGAGACGCTCTACCACGAGGGCGAGGAGTTCGCCGAAGGGCCTATCCTGATGATAAGCTACGCCGACGAGGAGGGGGCGCGCGTTATTACCTGGAAGAAGGTTGATTTGCCCTACGTTGACGTCGTCTCCACCGAGAGGGAGATGATAAAGCGCTTTCTGCGCGTTGTCAAGGAGAAGGACCCCGATGTGCTCATAACTTACAACGGCGACAACTTCGACTTCGCCTATCTGAAAAAGCGCTGTGAAAAGCTCGGCATCAACTTCACCCTCGGGAGGGACGGTAGCGAGCCGAAAATCCAGAGGATGGGCGACCGCTTCGCCGTTGAAGTCAAGGGAAGGATTCACTTCGACCTGTACCCCGTCATAAGGAGGACCATCAACTTACCAACCTACACCCTTGAGGCGGTCTATGAGGCCATCTTTGGGAAGCCGAAGGAGAAGGTCTACGCGGAGGAGATAGCACAGGCCTGGGAGAGCGGGGAAGGTTTGGAAAGGGTAGCCCGCTACTCGATGGAAGATGCCAAGGTAACTTTTGAGCTTGGAAAGGAGTTCTTCCCGATGGAGGCGCAACTTTCGAGGCTCATAGGCCAGAGCCTCTGGGATGTGTCGCGCTCAAGCACCGGAAACCTCGTCGAGTGGTTTCTCCTGAGAAAGGCCTACGAGAGGAACGAGCTTGCACCAAACAAGCCCGATGAGAGGGAGCTGGCGAGGAGAAGGGAGAGCTACGCGGGTGGATACGTCAAGGAACCAGAACGCGGATTATGGGCCAATATTGTGTATCTAGATTTTCGCTCTTTGTACCCCTCGATAATCATCACCCACAATGTTTCGCCGGATACGCTCAACAGGGAAGGCTGTAGGGAATACGACGTGGCACCACAGGTTGGACATAAGTTCTGCAAGGACTTTCCGGGATTCATTCCAAGCCTTCTCGGCGACCTTTTGGAGGAGAGGCAGAAGATAAAGAGGAAGATGAAGGCAACGATAGACCCCGTTGAGAGGAAGCTCCTCGATTACAGGCAGCGGGCTATCAAGATCCTGGCAAATAGTTTCTATGGTTACTACGGCTATGCGAAAGCACGTTGGTACTGCAGGGAGTGCGCCGAGAGCGTTACCGCTTGGGGCAGGGAATACATTGAGACCACGATAAGGGAGATAGAGGAGAAATTTGGCTTTAAAGTGCTTTACGCGGATAGCGTCACAGGAGACACCGAGGTTATCATCAGAAGAAACGGCAGGATTAAGTTCGTTCCAATCGAGAGACTCTTTGAGCGCGTTGATTACAGAGTTGGTGAGAAAGAATACTGCGTTCTCAGTGGGGTTGAGGCACTGACACTCGACAAGAGGGGTAGACTCGTTTGGAAGAAGGTTCCGTACGTCATGAGACACAGGACCGACAAAAAAATTTACCGCGTCTGGCTGACTAACAACTGGTATCTGGACGTTACAGAGGATCACTCGCTCATTGGCCACTTAGATGGAGAATACTTGGAGATAAAACCCGTTGATATTCTCAAAACTCCCGACATGAAACTGATAACCATTGCATCCCGCGAGTTGCAGGAGGTTGGGCTCAGAAATCCATCGAGGATTGAAGAAATCTCCTATGACGGATACGTCTATGACATTGAAGTTGAAGGAACTCACAGGTTCTTTGCCAACGGGATACTCGTTCACAACACCGACGGTTTTTTTGCCACAATTCCCGGAGCAGATGCCGAAACCGTCAAAAAGAAGGCCAGAGAGTTTCTAAAGTACATTAACGCCAAACTGCCCGGCCTGCTCGAACTCGAATACGAGGGCTTCTACAAGCGCGGTTTCTTCGTGACCAAGAAGAAGTACGCGGTTATAGACGAGGAGGACAAGATAACGACGCGCGGGCTTGAAATAGTCAGGCGTGACTGGAGCGAGATAGCGAAGGAGACTCAGGCGAGGGTTCTTGAGGCTATACTCAAGCACGGTGACGTCGAGGAGGCAGTTAGGATTGTCAAAGAGGTAACGGAGAAGCTGAGCAAGTACGAGGTTCCGCCCGAGAAGCTCGTCATCCACGAGCAGATAACCCGTGATCTGAAGGACTACAAGGCCACCGGACCGCATGTGGCCGTTGCAAAACGCCTCGCCGCGAGGGGAATAAAAATCCGGCCCGGGACGGTCATAAGCTACATCGTGCTCAAGGGCTCGGGAAGGATTGGAGATAGAGCAATACCCTTCGATGAATTCGACCCGACGAAGCACAAGTACGATGCAGAATACTACATCGAGAACCAAGTTCTGCCCGCTGTCGAGAGGATTCTTAAGGCCTTTGGTTACCGTAAGGAGGACTTACGCTACCAGAAGACGAGGCAGGTGGGGCTTGGCGCTTGGCTCGGAATGGGGAAGAAGTGAAAGATTTACTCGCCCTCTCCACTCCCCATTTTCTCCAGCACCTCCAAAATCCCTTCAACGCTCGGCACCTCAAAGCCCCTCTCGTGGATTCTCCTCACTCCTTCCGCTTCCGGATTTATCCAGACCGCCCATAGACCGGCCCTTAAAGCACCTTCGAAGTCTTCCGCCTTTGTGTCGCCGATGTGGATGGCCTCTTCGGGCTCAACGTTGAAGGCCTTGAGCGTTTTTTCGAACATCTCGGGCATCGGTTTGTACGCTAAAACCTCATCCGCGAAGAAGGTCTTGTCCACGTAGTCCATAAGGCCGAACCTCTCCAGCAGGAGCCTCGTGTATGAGCCGGGCCAGAACATGACGTTGCCCGTGACGGTAACCTTCAGTCCTTTCCTTTTGACGCCCTCCAGAGCTTTCTTGGCCCCGGGGAGGACTATTTCGTCGCCAACCTTCAGCACCGCCCTGGCAGAGGCCCTCTTGACGAGCTCAACATCAACCTCGAAGAGGCCCGCGAGGAGCTCCTGACTCTCCTCCAGCGCCCTGCGCGGGTTACCTTCGCCCCTGGCGCGCATGCCCTTCAGCGTTCCTCTCGCCAGCATTATTCCCTCGACCACGTCTACTATACAGACACCCATAAGCTTCGAGAGCTCGACCGCGAGTGCGTCGAGCATGACGTTTATGTCGAGGAGGGTATTCCAGACATCGAAGGACACCAGCTTCATCTCCTCCCCCTCCCCTCAGCCCATGCGAGGCGTTGGAGGCCCTCCATGAGGCCCGCTTCCCTGAGAATGGACTTCAGGTTTCTAAATCTGGAGCGCATGACGAAGAGCTCGTAGAAGCCCTCAAGGTTGCCCCAGTGGCCGTAGGCCGAGAGGGCTAGATACATAACTTCCTTCGGCTTCAGCTTTCTCCCGAGGCTCTCGTTGAGGGCCTTGATACCCGGCTTAATCCTCTCAAGGAGGCCTTCCCTCTCTATGAGGTGTAGCATGAGGTCTTCGACCGTCGGTTTCTTCCATTCTATGGTTTCATCCTCGAAGGGAAGGCCTATTATGAGTGGAACAACCTCTGTACCGCCCACGAGGTAGCCGAAGGCCGTTTTCTCGTGCCTGAAGTTCGAGAGCTTTCCCGTTATTGAAGCGACAGCGCTCTCCCTATCCTCGTCAACGTCAATGGCAACCCCTATTCTCTCGACAGAAAAGTTGAAAACCTCCATCGCCCTGAGAAAGTTTCCAAGGTTTCTTATGACCCCTGAGTTTCCCTCGCTCGGGATTACGGCAAGGAAAACGCCGTCGGATTCCCTCCTCAGCAGGTCGAAGTTATCCCG carries:
- a CDS encoding DUF3226 domain-containing protein — protein: MRIVTGNRFEEFADERAVLFPEYRKNRDELIDFADSLRGDETVVTSSLEVVDLLSERFRRGEDNVLIYSDTGKALTLKEVYELRKYLDFDVRGGFSGEEAGTSVLFVEGKTDAKFFKAVFKKLFEFRESRKAPRALRFVERVFERDNFDLLRRESDGVFLAVIPSEGNSGVIRNLGNFLRAMEVFNFSVERIGVAIDVDEDRESAVASITGKLSNFRHEKTAFGYLVGGTEVVPLIIGLPFEDETIEWKKPTVEDLMLHLIEREGLLERIKPGIKALNESLGRKLKPKEVMYLALSAYGHWGNLEGFYELFVMRSRFRNLKSILREAGLMEGLQRLAWAEGRGRR
- a CDS encoding DNA polymerase domain-containing protein produces the protein MILDTDYITEDGKPVIRIFKKENGEFKIEYDRNFEPYFYALLKDDSAIEDVKKITASRRGTVVKVKRAEKVEKKFLGRPIEVWKLYFTHPQDVPAIRDKIREHPAVIDIYEYDIPFAKRYLIDKGLIPMEGDEELKMLAFDIETLYHEGEEFAEGPILMISYADEEGARVITWKKVDLPYVDVVSTEREMIKRFLRVVKEKDPDVLITYNGDNFDFAYLKKRCEKLGINFTLGRDGSEPKIQRMGDRFAVEVKGRIHFDLYPVIRRTINLPTYTLEAVYEAIFGKPKEKVYAEEIAQAWESGEGLERVARYSMEDAKVTFELGKEFFPMEAQLSRLIGQSLWDVSRSSTGNLVEWFLLRKAYERNELAPNKPDERELARRRESYAGGYVKEPERGLWANIVYLDFRSLYPSIIITHNVSPDTLNREGCREYDVAPQVGHKFCKDFPGFIPSLLGDLLEERQKIKRKMKATIDPVERKLLDYRQRAIKILANSFYGYYGYAKARWYCRECAESVTAWGREYIETTIREIEEKFGFKVLYADSVTGDTEVIIRRNGRIKFVPIERLFERVDYRVGEKEYCVLSGVEALTLDKRGRLVWKKVPYVMRHRTDKKIYRVWLTNNWYLDVTEDHSLIGHLDGEYLEIKPVDILKTPDMKLITIASRELQEVGLRNPSRIEEISYDGYVYDIEVEGTHRFFANGILVHNTDGFFATIPGADAETVKKKAREFLKYINAKLPGLLELEYEGFYKRGFFVTKKKYAVIDEEDKITTRGLEIVRRDWSEIAKETQARVLEAILKHGDVEEAVRIVKEVTEKLSKYEVPPEKLVIHEQITRDLKDYKATGPHVAVAKRLAARGIKIRPGTVISYIVLKGSGRIGDRAIPFDEFDPTKHKYDAEYYIENQVLPAVERILKAFGYRKEDLRYQKTRQVGLGAWLGMGKK
- a CDS encoding HAD family hydrolase codes for the protein MKLVSFDVWNTLLDINVMLDALAVELSKLMGVCIVDVVEGIMLARGTLKGMRARGEGNPRRALEESQELLAGLFEVDVELVKRASARAVLKVGDEIVLPGAKKALEGVKRKGLKVTVTGNVMFWPGSYTRLLLERFGLMDYVDKTFFADEVLAYKPMPEMFEKTLKAFNVEPEEAIHIGDTKAEDFEGALRAGLWAVWINPEAEGVRRIHERGFEVPSVEGILEVLEKMGSGEGE